One Campylobacter concisus DNA window includes the following coding sequences:
- a CDS encoding DUF2809 domain-containing protein: MQEINLSWQKETLAKRESLQTRLAFLAVAGVILTAEIYIAVCVKGGFVRHYAGDVLAVILLYALARAIFSVAPSKLPLKIFAFAAALEIAQYFGVVQILGIENKILKIMIGGTFDLTDLLCYAAGCIINYMLLEKHQTIF; this comes from the coding sequence TTGCAAGAGATAAATTTAAGCTGGCAAAAAGAAACTTTAGCAAAAAGAGAAAGCTTGCAAACGAGGCTGGCGTTTTTAGCTGTGGCTGGCGTGATCTTGACAGCTGAAATTTACATCGCAGTTTGCGTAAAGGGTGGCTTTGTGCGTCACTACGCTGGCGACGTTTTGGCTGTTATCTTGCTTTACGCCTTGGCGAGAGCTATTTTTAGCGTAGCGCCATCAAAATTGCCACTTAAAATTTTTGCTTTTGCGGCGGCTTTGGAGATTGCGCAGTATTTTGGAGTGGTGCAAATTTTAGGCATAGAAAATAAAATTTTAAAGATAATGATCGGCGGGACGTTTGATCTTACCGATCTACTCTGCTACGCGGCTGGCTGTATTATAAATTATATGCTATTAGAAAAGCACCAAACCATATTTTAA
- the larE gene encoding ATP-dependent sacrificial sulfur transferase LarE — MTKLEILKNDIKKLGNLAVAFSGGVDSSLLLKVAADVLGENALALTVKSPYMSLREIDEAIEFAKFYGIRHEVFEVGIADEIKLNPQNRCYLCKKAVFSRLLARVKELGFTNLADGTNKDDLGEYRPGLKAKEELGVLSPLVNLRKFEIRELSRELNLATADKPSYACLLTRLPHEKEISVSDLNLVEAAENLLIKSGYANVRARLDDRKMKLQMPFSSMQNFLNDVKFKSIVKELVALGAAEVTLDLKGLREDVLA, encoded by the coding sequence ATGACGAAATTAGAAATTCTAAAAAATGATATAAAAAAGCTAGGAAATTTAGCCGTTGCATTTAGTGGTGGCGTAGATAGCTCACTACTGCTAAAGGTCGCTGCAGACGTACTTGGTGAGAATGCGCTAGCACTCACGGTAAAATCGCCCTATATGTCTTTGCGCGAGATAGATGAGGCGATAGAATTTGCTAAATTTTATGGCATCAGGCACGAGGTATTTGAGGTAGGCATCGCCGATGAGATAAAGCTCAATCCACAAAATCGCTGCTATCTTTGTAAAAAAGCAGTTTTTTCAAGGCTTCTTGCTCGTGTAAAAGAGCTTGGATTTACAAATTTGGCTGACGGCACAAACAAGGACGATCTTGGCGAATATCGCCCAGGGCTTAAGGCAAAAGAGGAGCTTGGCGTGCTTTCGCCACTTGTAAATTTACGTAAATTTGAGATCCGCGAGCTCTCACGCGAGCTAAATTTAGCAACAGCAGACAAGCCAAGCTACGCATGCTTGCTAACTCGTTTGCCTCATGAAAAAGAGATAAGCGTGAGCGATCTAAATTTAGTAGAAGCGGCTGAAAATTTACTGATAAAAAGCGGCTACGCAAATGTGCGAGCAAGGCTTGATGATAGAAAAATGAAGCTGCAAATGCCATTTTCTAGCATGCAAAACTTTTTAAACGACGTAAAATTTAAGTCTATCGTTAAAGAGCTAGTCGCACTTGGCGCGGCAGAGGTGACGCTTGATCTAAAGGGGCTTAGAGAGGATGTTTTGGCATGA
- the larA gene encoding nickel-dependent lactate racemase gives MQIPIAYGKDDHINLKIDEKNLLGVFDPNKVAKFDEAALIAKALANPINQKSFDEFIAGDEKIVIIVNDGTRPTPTAKILKQIYPKLRDKNKIFIIATGCHREGTLDEYNMIFSKEIYPEIRAKNEVHDHDSKHDEMVFLGESKNGTQMYLNKIVAEAKKVIVIGSVEPHYFAGYTGGRKAFLPGTASYESITQNHKLALSPDAQALRLEGNPVHEDMIDAMKVLSNIDVFSIQTVLDSEHGVYYASAGDLNDSFYDCVKKADEVFCVNIPQKADIVISVAPYPMDVDLYQAQKALDNGKLALAKDGILIMVAKCRTGIGPKPFFDLMASADTPKKVLEKINSGFKLGYHKAAKMAEISLWAQTWAVTDLSDDEMRAVHLKPYHDLQKAVDEALVQKGADAKIIILPFGSMTVPKV, from the coding sequence ATGCAAATCCCTATCGCTTATGGCAAAGATGACCATATAAATTTAAAAATAGACGAAAAAAATCTGCTTGGTGTTTTTGACCCAAACAAGGTCGCTAAATTTGACGAAGCAGCGCTTATCGCAAAGGCTTTAGCAAATCCGATAAATCAAAAGAGCTTTGATGAGTTTATCGCTGGAGATGAAAAGATCGTTATCATCGTAAATGACGGCACAAGACCTACGCCAACTGCTAAAATTTTAAAGCAAATTTACCCAAAGCTTCGCGATAAAAATAAAATTTTCATCATCGCCACTGGCTGTCACAGAGAGGGCACGCTAGATGAATACAATATGATATTTTCTAAAGAAATTTACCCAGAGATCAGAGCCAAAAACGAGGTTCACGACCACGACTCAAAGCACGATGAGATGGTCTTTTTAGGCGAGAGCAAAAACGGCACACAGATGTATCTAAACAAGATCGTGGCTGAAGCTAAAAAAGTGATCGTCATAGGTTCAGTCGAACCCCACTATTTCGCAGGCTACACCGGCGGTAGAAAGGCCTTTTTGCCAGGCACTGCCTCATACGAAAGCATCACGCAAAACCACAAACTAGCACTTAGTCCTGACGCTCAGGCGCTGCGCCTTGAGGGCAACCCTGTGCATGAAGATATGATCGATGCGATGAAAGTTCTTTCAAATATCGACGTATTTTCTATACAAACCGTGCTTGATAGCGAGCACGGCGTCTATTATGCGAGTGCTGGCGATCTGAACGATAGCTTTTATGACTGCGTAAAAAAGGCCGATGAGGTATTTTGCGTAAATATCCCACAAAAGGCTGACATCGTGATCTCGGTGGCACCATATCCTATGGATGTCGATCTTTATCAGGCGCAAAAAGCCCTAGATAACGGCAAACTAGCGCTTGCGAAAGATGGAATTTTAATAATGGTCGCAAAATGCCGCACAGGCATCGGTCCAAAACCTTTCTTTGACCTTATGGCATCGGCCGATACGCCAAAAAAAGTGCTAGAAAAGATAAATTCTGGCTTTAAGCTTGGCTATCACAAAGCTGCAAAAATGGCTGAAATTTCGCTTTGGGCGCAGACTTGGGCTGTGACTGATCTAAGCGACGATGAGATGAGAGCTGTGCATCTAAAGCCGTATCATGACCTACAAAAGGCTGTAGATGAGGCACTAGTGCAAAAAGGTGCGGATGCAAAAATAATCATCTTGCCGTTTGGCTCTATGACCGTGCCTAAGGTGTGA
- the rpmA gene encoding 50S ribosomal protein L27, which yields MAHKKGQGSTQNNRDSIGRRLGVKKFGGEFVRAGNIIIRQRGTATHAGNNVGLGKDHTIFALVDGFVKFERLDKNRKKVSVYPAA from the coding sequence ATGGCACACAAAAAAGGTCAAGGTTCAACCCAAAATAACCGTGATAGTATCGGACGCCGATTAGGTGTTAAGAAATTTGGTGGTGAGTTCGTTCGTGCTGGAAATATAATCATCCGCCAAAGAGGAACAGCAACTCACGCTGGAAATAACGTAGGTCTTGGCAAAGATCACACTATTTTTGCATTAGTCGATGGCTTTGTAAAATTTGAAAGACTTGATAAAAACAGAAAAAAAGTATCTGTTTATCCAGCTGCATAA
- the larB gene encoding nickel pincer cofactor biosynthesis protein LarB, which yields MSETEILEFIAGIKNGKMSEQDALKYLKNYPFNDIGCAKIDTQRALRNGTGEVIYGANKTDDEILQIASAIGEKNENILITRTNESVFKRIREIFPQANFNARGRVISVKFKEQALTKSYIAIVSAGTADGAVVEETYETAKFLGNDVRKFTDVGVAGLHRLVAKLDEIRGAKVVIAVAGMEGALASVLAGLVSSPVIAVPTSVGYGANFGGVAALLAMLNSCANGVSVVNIDNGYGAAYNASLINHL from the coding sequence ATGAGCGAGACTGAAATTTTAGAATTTATCGCTGGTATAAAAAACGGCAAGATGAGCGAGCAAGATGCGCTAAAGTATCTAAAAAACTACCCATTTAACGATATCGGATGCGCCAAGATCGACACTCAGCGCGCTTTGCGAAATGGCACTGGTGAGGTGATATACGGGGCAAATAAAACAGATGATGAAATTTTGCAAATTGCTAGTGCGATCGGCGAAAAAAATGAAAATATCCTGATCACAAGAACAAATGAGAGTGTTTTTAAACGCATTCGTGAGATCTTTCCGCAGGCAAATTTTAACGCTCGCGGTAGGGTGATCAGCGTCAAATTTAAAGAACAGGCACTCACAAAAAGCTACATCGCGATAGTCTCTGCTGGCACTGCTGATGGCGCAGTCGTGGAGGAGACCTACGAGACAGCAAAATTCTTAGGCAATGACGTGAGAAAATTTACCGATGTCGGCGTAGCAGGGCTACATAGGCTGGTCGCAAAGCTTGACGAGATACGTGGTGCAAAGGTCGTGATCGCCGTTGCTGGCATGGAGGGTGCACTTGCTAGCGTGCTAGCTGGACTTGTAAGCTCTCCAGTGATCGCAGTGCCTACTAGTGTGGGATACGGGGCAAATTTTGGCGGAGTTGCAGCACTGCTAGCCATGCTAAACAGCTGCGCAAATGGCGTTAGCGTCGTAAATATCGACAACGGATACGGCGCCGCATATAACGCAAGCCTGATAAATCATCTCTAA
- the flhB gene encoding flagellar biosynthesis protein FlhB, translating to MAGEDQEKTEEATPKKIEDAKKDGNVPKSQDLSGFVTLVIAIGVLLAMLNFMKDQVISLYIYYSKFIGQPLTLPTVKMIVVNTFGRALLMILPVCICVAVAGIIANVMQFGFIFTTKPITPNFGKINPLKGLKNLFSMKKAIESVKIVVKVSIVFGVGFYFFLQFIKELPHTLFFSMFDQLAWLKEKLIILVSVMLFILFVIGLADLLIVRFQYFKDLRMSKQEIKDEYKQMEGDPQVKGRIRQAQMRAAKRRMMQNIPQADVVITNPTHYAVAIRYDKSRDEAPIILAKGVDFLALQIKKVAVENGVQIYENPPLARELYRVCEVDDTIPAHLFRAVAEVLSFVYMSNKQKFQDKL from the coding sequence ATGGCAGGCGAAGATCAGGAAAAAACCGAAGAAGCGACCCCCAAAAAGATAGAAGACGCCAAAAAGGACGGCAACGTTCCCAAAAGTCAGGACCTATCAGGCTTTGTGACCCTAGTTATCGCTATTGGCGTGCTGCTTGCGATGCTAAATTTTATGAAAGATCAGGTCATCTCGCTTTACATCTACTATTCTAAATTTATCGGTCAACCACTGACTTTGCCAACGGTAAAAATGATCGTTGTAAATACCTTTGGCAGGGCGCTTTTGATGATCCTGCCAGTTTGCATCTGCGTCGCGGTTGCCGGCATAATCGCAAATGTAATGCAGTTTGGCTTTATATTTACCACAAAGCCCATAACGCCAAATTTTGGCAAGATAAATCCGCTAAAAGGGCTAAAAAATTTATTTTCAATGAAAAAGGCGATCGAGAGCGTCAAGATCGTCGTTAAAGTAAGCATCGTCTTTGGAGTTGGATTTTACTTTTTCTTGCAGTTTATAAAAGAGCTTCCGCACACGCTATTTTTCTCTATGTTTGACCAGCTCGCGTGGCTAAAAGAGAAGCTCATCATCTTAGTTAGCGTCATGCTTTTTATACTTTTTGTGATCGGCCTTGCTGACCTGCTCATCGTGCGTTTTCAGTATTTTAAAGACCTTCGCATGAGCAAGCAAGAGATCAAGGACGAGTACAAGCAGATGGAGGGTGACCCGCAGGTTAAAGGCAGGATCCGCCAAGCGCAAATGCGTGCAGCCAAACGCCGAATGATGCAAAATATCCCACAAGCTGACGTCGTCATAACAAACCCAACTCACTACGCCGTGGCGATCAGATACGACAAAAGCCGTGACGAAGCGCCGATAATACTTGCTAAAGGGGTTGATTTCTTGGCGCTTCAGATAAAAAAGGTAGCGGTTGAAAACGGAGTGCAAATTTATGAAAACCCACCTCTTGCAAGGGAGCTTTATAGGGTTTGTGAGGTCGATGATACGATACCAGCGCACCTTTTTAGGGCTGTAGCTGAAGTGCTAAGCTTTGTTTATATGAGTAATAAGCAGAAATTTCAAGATAAACTTTGA
- the uvrA gene encoding excinuclease ABC subunit UvrA, protein MNDTIKITGAREHNLKNLNLEIPKNKLVVFTGLSGSGKSTLAFDTLYAEGQRRYMESLSSYARQFLDRVGKPDVDKIEGLTPAIAIDQKTTSKNPRSTVGTITEIYDYLRLLYARVGVQHCHKCGKPISKMSASDIINEISKLPLGAKVIIYAPLVREKKGTWADLIENLRQKGFVRAQIDGVVVRLDEEIELAKTKKHTIKVIVDRIAIDEQNHERLASDVEKALNESFGEVEIEIANADELGLKESFIHYSEHMACFDCKISFTPLEPLSFSFNSPKGACEHCDGLGIRYSLDMSKIIDEEKSIENGAIKLLYGYNMSYYYKFLLAFCEQNGIDIKKPYYELSEDEKRLVLYGNVKDVEFFWKRNKLLRKFDGVVKISHGLLKDYKDFDEYMSEKICDACNGHRLKPQSLAVKVAGLGLGEILDMSIENCTAFFSNEKNFAYLSDYDKAIAKPILKEINERLFFLYDVGLGYLSLGRDARTISGGEAQRIRIASQIGSGLSGVMYVLDEPSIGLHERDTLKLIKTLRNLQAKGNSVIVVEHDKKTIEEADYIVDIGPGAGKFGGSVVFAGTAKELLSSDTQTAQYINGKKKIDYQKNRKAEKWLEISNVNINNISNLTAKFPLRNLVGITGVSGSGKSSLVLQTLLPEAQEQLNRAKKVKKIAGVNLNGLENLDKVIYLDQSPIGRTPRSNPATYTGVMDEIRNLFAQTKEAKLRGYKIGRFSFNVKGGRCEKCQGEGEITIEMHFLPDINVVCDVCNGARYNAQTLEILYKGKNIAEVLNMSIDEAVEFFKAVPKIASKLTTLQDVGLGYITLGQNAVTLSGGEAQRVKLAKELSRSDTGNTLYILDEPTTGLHFADVDRLVKVLNHLVDLGNSVFVIEHNMDVIKNCDYIVDMGPEGGAKGGKVIACGSVKEVAKNYKKTGSYTGEFLAQELALLKAK, encoded by the coding sequence ATGAATGATACTATAAAAATAACTGGCGCCAGAGAGCACAATCTTAAAAATTTAAACCTTGAAATTCCTAAAAATAAATTAGTAGTTTTTACCGGCCTTAGCGGCAGTGGTAAGAGCACGCTAGCCTTTGACACGCTCTATGCCGAGGGGCAGCGCAGGTATATGGAGAGCCTTAGCAGCTACGCTAGGCAGTTTTTAGACCGTGTGGGCAAGCCTGATGTTGATAAGATCGAGGGTTTAACGCCTGCAATTGCGATCGATCAAAAGACAACTTCAAAAAATCCTCGCTCAACGGTTGGCACGATCACTGAAATTTATGATTATCTAAGGCTTTTATACGCAAGGGTTGGCGTGCAGCACTGCCATAAATGCGGCAAACCTATCTCAAAAATGAGTGCGAGCGACATCATAAATGAAATTTCAAAGCTCCCACTTGGCGCAAAGGTGATCATCTATGCGCCGCTAGTTCGTGAGAAAAAGGGCACATGGGCAGACTTGATCGAAAATTTACGCCAAAAAGGCTTTGTAAGGGCGCAGATAGATGGCGTGGTGGTGAGGCTTGACGAGGAGATCGAGCTTGCAAAAACGAAAAAACACACGATAAAGGTCATCGTTGATAGGATCGCCATCGATGAGCAAAATCACGAGCGCCTAGCAAGTGACGTTGAAAAGGCGCTAAATGAGAGCTTTGGCGAGGTCGAGATAGAGATCGCAAACGCTGACGAGCTGGGCTTAAAAGAGAGTTTTATACACTACAGCGAGCACATGGCTTGTTTTGACTGCAAAATTTCATTTACGCCGCTTGAGCCGCTAAGCTTTAGCTTTAACTCGCCAAAGGGCGCTTGCGAGCACTGCGACGGACTTGGCATAAGATATAGCCTAGATATGAGCAAGATCATCGACGAGGAAAAGTCGATAGAAAACGGCGCAATAAAGCTACTTTACGGCTACAATATGAGCTATTACTATAAATTTTTACTTGCTTTTTGCGAGCAAAACGGCATCGATATCAAAAAGCCATATTACGAGCTTAGCGAAGATGAAAAGAGGCTCGTTTTATATGGCAACGTCAAGGATGTTGAGTTTTTTTGGAAGCGAAATAAACTGCTTAGAAAATTTGATGGTGTGGTCAAAATTTCACACGGGCTTTTGAAGGATTATAAGGACTTTGACGAGTATATGAGCGAGAAAATTTGTGACGCTTGTAATGGCCACAGACTAAAGCCTCAAAGCTTAGCGGTCAAGGTCGCTGGCCTTGGGCTTGGTGAAATTTTAGATATGAGCATAGAAAACTGCACCGCATTTTTCTCAAATGAGAAAAATTTTGCCTACCTAAGTGACTACGATAAGGCGATCGCAAAGCCTATCTTAAAAGAGATCAACGAGAGGCTTTTCTTTTTGTATGACGTGGGGCTTGGCTACTTGTCGCTTGGGCGCGACGCTAGGACGATCAGCGGTGGCGAGGCACAGCGCATCAGGATCGCGAGCCAGATAGGAAGTGGGCTCAGTGGCGTCATGTATGTGCTTGATGAGCCAAGTATCGGCCTTCACGAGCGAGATACGTTAAAACTCATAAAGACGCTTAGAAATTTGCAAGCTAAAGGCAACTCCGTGATCGTCGTCGAGCATGATAAAAAGACGATAGAGGAGGCTGACTATATCGTAGATATCGGTCCTGGAGCTGGTAAATTTGGCGGTAGCGTGGTCTTTGCAGGCACGGCAAAAGAGCTTTTAAGCTCAGATACCCAGACTGCACAATACATAAACGGCAAGAAAAAGATCGACTATCAAAAAAATAGAAAAGCTGAGAAGTGGCTCGAAATTTCAAATGTAAATATCAACAATATCTCAAATTTAACCGCTAAATTTCCACTTAGAAACCTTGTTGGCATCACTGGTGTCTCAGGATCTGGCAAGAGCTCGCTAGTGCTTCAGACCTTGCTTCCAGAGGCGCAGGAGCAGCTAAATAGAGCTAAAAAAGTGAAAAAAATAGCTGGGGTAAATTTAAACGGACTTGAGAATTTAGACAAGGTCATATACCTCGATCAAAGCCCGATCGGCCGCACTCCACGCTCAAATCCAGCGACTTATACCGGCGTGATGGACGAGATAAGAAATTTGTTTGCGCAGACTAAAGAGGCCAAGCTTAGAGGCTATAAAATAGGGCGCTTTAGTTTCAACGTCAAAGGTGGGCGCTGCGAGAAGTGCCAAGGCGAGGGTGAGATCACGATCGAGATGCACTTTTTGCCTGATATAAACGTGGTTTGTGATGTTTGTAATGGCGCTAGATATAACGCTCAGACCTTGGAAATTTTATACAAAGGCAAAAATATCGCCGAGGTGCTAAATATGAGCATAGATGAAGCGGTTGAGTTTTTTAAGGCTGTGCCAAAGATCGCTTCAAAGCTCACCACACTGCAAGACGTGGGGCTTGGTTACATCACGCTTGGACAAAACGCAGTCACACTTAGTGGCGGTGAGGCGCAGCGTGTGAAGCTAGCAAAAGAGCTTAGTAGAAGTGACACTGGAAATACACTTTACATCCTTGATGAACCAACGACGGGACTTCATTTTGCAGATGTTGATAGGCTAGTAAAGGTGCTAAATCACCTGGTCGATCTTGGAAATTCAGTCTTTGTGATCGAGCATAATATGGATGTTATCAAAAACTGCGACTATATCGTAGATATGGGACCAGAAGGCGGTGCAAAAGGCGGTAAAGTAATAGCGTGTGGCAGCGTCAAAGAGGTAGCTAAAAACTACAAAAAAACTGGCAGCTACACAGGGGAATTCCTAGCGCAAGAGCTTGCTTTGTTAAAAGCGAAATAA
- a CDS encoding anaerobic C4-dicarboxylate transporter — MEFLTSLSESTQFFLQLIVVLGCLFYGAKKGGMALGVLGGIGLVILVFAFDLKPGKPAIDVILTILAVVVASATLQAAGGLDVMLQIAERALRKHPKTVCYLAPICGWTLTVLCGTGHTVYTLLPIIYDVSMKSGIRPERPMAATTISSQLAIIASPVSVAGVSMVAVLLGTGTVHIEGFTSYVDLLKVTIPSTFLGVLCIGTYSVFRGKDLDKDPEFQAKIADPEQRKYIYGSDEAHSLIGVHLPKKQWNVMWIFLATIAVVAVLGYYKQLRPSWTSNVPGKSIEIIVDKKTVKNITVKDGQVVSMVGDSKIVSNVKDNKVKDATKFTSVQVLDKDNKVTQSIVLNGADVVITAGDKSETIANANIVVKDTMKKTAPLGMVDTIQIFMLLAASIMMIYSGIKAAKIGQNEIFHSGMVALVAIYGISWMAETMFHSHIDMLKGSLGEVMKAYPWMYIIVGMLISKFLNSQAAAAATFVPLAVQIGVHPGVIVAFATACYGYFILPTYPSDLAAVQFDRSGTTHIGKYVINHSFIIPGFIGVFSSCAVGWVLANIYGYLN, encoded by the coding sequence ATGGAATTTCTTACAAGTTTGTCTGAGAGTACGCAGTTTTTCTTACAATTAATCGTCGTGCTCGGCTGTTTGTTCTACGGAGCAAAAAAAGGTGGTATGGCACTTGGTGTCCTTGGCGGCATCGGTCTTGTTATTTTGGTATTTGCATTTGATTTAAAACCAGGTAAGCCTGCTATTGATGTTATATTAACTATTCTTGCAGTTGTTGTAGCAAGTGCTACACTTCAAGCAGCTGGTGGTCTTGATGTTATGCTTCAGATCGCTGAAAGAGCGCTTAGAAAACATCCAAAAACAGTTTGTTATCTTGCACCTATTTGTGGCTGGACACTAACAGTGCTTTGTGGTACAGGTCACACAGTTTATACACTTTTACCGATCATCTATGACGTATCAATGAAAAGTGGTATCCGTCCAGAACGTCCGATGGCAGCTACTACGATCTCATCTCAGCTTGCCATCATCGCAAGCCCAGTTTCAGTTGCTGGTGTGTCTATGGTTGCTGTTCTTCTTGGTACTGGTACAGTTCATATTGAGGGCTTTACAAGCTATGTTGATCTATTAAAAGTTACCATCCCTTCTACATTTTTAGGTGTGCTTTGCATAGGAACTTACTCAGTATTTAGAGGTAAAGATCTTGATAAAGATCCAGAATTCCAAGCAAAAATAGCTGATCCAGAGCAAAGAAAATATATATATGGTTCTGATGAGGCACATTCATTGATCGGTGTGCATTTGCCAAAAAAACAATGGAATGTTATGTGGATATTTCTAGCTACAATCGCTGTTGTTGCGGTTCTAGGCTATTACAAACAACTTCGCCCAAGCTGGACAAGCAATGTTCCTGGTAAATCAATAGAAATAATCGTAGATAAAAAAACAGTTAAAAACATCACTGTTAAAGACGGACAAGTTGTTTCTATGGTTGGCGATAGCAAAATCGTTTCAAACGTAAAAGACAATAAAGTAAAAGACGCTACTAAATTTACAAGCGTTCAAGTGCTAGATAAAGACAACAAAGTAACACAAAGCATTGTTTTAAATGGCGCTGATGTTGTTATCACTGCAGGTGATAAAAGCGAAACTATCGCAAACGCGAACATTGTAGTAAAAGATACTATGAAAAAGACTGCACCACTTGGCATGGTTGATACGATCCAAATTTTCATGCTTTTAGCAGCATCTATCATGATGATCTACTCAGGCATCAAAGCAGCTAAGATCGGTCAAAATGAAATTTTCCACAGCGGTATGGTTGCACTTGTTGCGATTTACGGCATTAGCTGGATGGCTGAGACAATGTTCCACTCACACATTGATATGCTCAAAGGCTCACTTGGCGAGGTTATGAAAGCATATCCTTGGATGTATATCATAGTTGGCATGCTTATATCAAAATTCCTAAACTCTCAAGCTGCTGCAGCTGCTACATTTGTGCCACTCGCTGTTCAAATAGGCGTTCACCCAGGCGTTATTGTCGCATTTGCTACTGCTTGCTATGGATACTTCATCCTACCAACGTACCCAAGCGACCTTGCAGCCGTGCAGTTTGACCGCTCAGGCACAACACATATTGGTAAATATGTAATCAACCACAGCTTTATCATCCCTGGTTTCATAGGTGTATTTAGCTCTTGTGCTGTTGGCTGGGTGCTAGCAAATATCTACGGATATCTTAACTAA
- the rplU gene encoding 50S ribosomal protein L21: protein MSKYAIFKHGGKQYRVSEGEFLKLDHFSAEAKSTVEITEVLAVNDGEVKVGAPFVKGAKVVLEVVNEGKDKKVVIYKKRRRKDSKLKRGFRRQFTRVKVVSIAA from the coding sequence ATGTCAAAATACGCTATATTTAAGCATGGCGGTAAGCAATATCGTGTTAGCGAGGGCGAGTTCCTTAAGCTAGATCACTTTAGCGCTGAAGCTAAATCAACCGTTGAGATTACAGAAGTTTTAGCTGTAAACGACGGCGAAGTAAAGGTAGGTGCGCCATTTGTTAAGGGTGCAAAAGTTGTTCTTGAGGTCGTTAATGAAGGCAAAGACAAAAAAGTAGTTATCTACAAAAAACGCAGACGTAAAGACTCAAAACTAAAACGCGGCTTTAGAAGACAATTTACACGTGTAAAAGTCGTAAGTATCGCAGCTTAA
- the larC gene encoding nickel pincer cofactor biosynthesis protein LarC has product MAKILYYDASSGISGDMNLAALVGLGVDFSYLCSELEKLNLSGEFRLEQKNVVKNGIAATKIDVVLLKSQPHARSYADIKQILASSNLSEFCKKKAVAIFHVIAQSEAKVHAVSIDEVHFHEVGAVDSIVDVVGAAICFEYLLENFGISRVVSSKIELGGGVVKCDHGYLNVPAPAVCEILKDVPVSLGRANFEMTTPTGAAILKACADEFVGEINFKIERVAYGAGEKNVPNFANALRAMICEVDECQNLVQKMISTNIDDMDAESFAFACEILRENGALDVFSHSIYMKKGRIGFELNVLCKSEDTKKLKELIFTHTTAIGVREIDVVKTELKRKFVIVETKFGDIRLKISGDDEKAKPEFDECKSAALMHKTSIFQVKKEIFKKYDEIRNSKK; this is encoded by the coding sequence TTGGCTAAAATTTTATACTATGACGCAAGCTCTGGCATTAGTGGCGATATGAATTTAGCCGCTCTTGTCGGGCTTGGAGTGGATTTTAGCTATCTTTGCTCTGAGCTAGAGAAGCTAAATTTGAGCGGAGAATTTCGCTTAGAGCAAAAAAACGTAGTAAAAAACGGCATCGCTGCGACCAAAATCGACGTCGTGCTACTAAAATCGCAGCCTCACGCTAGAAGCTACGCTGATATCAAGCAAATTTTGGCTAGCTCAAATTTGAGCGAATTTTGCAAGAAAAAGGCCGTTGCGATATTTCACGTGATCGCTCAATCTGAAGCAAAAGTGCATGCAGTTAGCATCGATGAGGTGCATTTTCACGAGGTTGGAGCGGTTGATAGCATAGTAGATGTCGTTGGAGCGGCGATCTGCTTTGAGTATTTATTAGAAAATTTTGGCATTTCTAGAGTCGTTAGTTCAAAGATCGAGCTTGGCGGCGGCGTAGTAAAGTGCGACCACGGATATCTTAACGTCCCAGCGCCAGCGGTTTGTGAAATTTTAAAAGATGTGCCAGTTAGTCTTGGGCGAGCAAATTTTGAGATGACTACGCCAACAGGTGCTGCGATACTAAAAGCATGCGCAGATGAGTTTGTGGGTGAGATAAATTTCAAAATAGAAAGAGTAGCTTACGGGGCTGGTGAAAAAAACGTTCCAAATTTTGCAAATGCCCTTCGTGCGATGATCTGCGAGGTGGATGAGTGCCAAAATTTGGTGCAAAAAATGATATCCACAAACATAGATGATATGGACGCAGAAAGCTTTGCCTTTGCGTGTGAAATTTTACGCGAAAATGGCGCACTAGATGTCTTTAGTCACTCTATATATATGAAAAAAGGACGCATCGGTTTTGAGCTAAACGTCTTGTGTAAAAGCGAAGATACGAAAAAGCTAAAAGAGCTTATATTTACGCACACGACGGCCATCGGTGTTCGCGAGATAGATGTCGTAAAAACCGAGCTAAAGCGAAAATTTGTAATTGTTGAGACTAAATTTGGCGATATAAGACTAAAAATTTCAGGCGATGATGAAAAAGCAAAGCCTGAATTTGACGAGTGCAAAAGCGCGGCACTTATGCATAAAACATCGATATTTCAAGTAAAAAAAGAAATTTTTAAAAAGTATGACGAAATTAGAAATTCTAAAAAATGA